A section of the Flaviflexus equikiangi genome encodes:
- a CDS encoding DDE-type integrase/transposase/recombinase, translating into MQDWEKIRVLAREGVPKARIAVELGISRNTVDRAVKSDHVPRYVRKTIPTKFGEYEARVRWLLEECPTMPTSVIGERVGWPYAERTLRHHVARIRPEYAPRRLDPADRLVWEIGDVAQCDLWFPDVDIPIGGGKVARLPVLTMVLAWSKYPVALMIPTRRRPDLLLGMWEAISTFGRVPRRLLWDNEAGIGRHGKIGREVAEFCGTLGVKLVQAKPYDPETKGIVERFN; encoded by the coding sequence ATGCAGGATTGGGAGAAGATCCGGGTGCTTGCCCGGGAGGGTGTACCGAAGGCTCGTATTGCCGTGGAGCTTGGTATCTCGCGTAATACGGTGGATCGGGCGGTGAAGTCCGATCACGTGCCGCGTTATGTCCGCAAGACGATACCGACGAAGTTTGGGGAGTACGAGGCTCGGGTGCGATGGCTGTTGGAGGAGTGTCCAACGATGCCGACCTCGGTGATCGGTGAGCGGGTGGGCTGGCCCTATGCTGAGCGCACATTGCGACATCATGTGGCACGGATCCGTCCGGAATATGCGCCACGACGCCTGGACCCAGCTGACCGGTTGGTGTGGGAAATCGGGGACGTGGCCCAGTGTGATCTGTGGTTCCCTGATGTCGATATCCCGATCGGGGGCGGCAAGGTGGCACGCTTGCCTGTCCTGACGATGGTGTTGGCTTGGTCGAAGTATCCTGTAGCTCTGATGATCCCTACTCGTCGTCGCCCAGATTTGCTGTTAGGCATGTGGGAGGCGATCTCCACCTTTGGTCGGGTGCCTCGGCGATTGTTGTGGGACAACGAGGCAGGAATCGGCAGACACGGAAAAATCGGGCGCGAAGTTGCCGAGTTCTGTGGAACCCTCGGTGTCAAACTCGTGCAAGCCAAGCCCTATGATCCAGAGACCAAGGGAATAGTTGAACGGTTTAACTGA
- a CDS encoding IS3 family transposase (programmed frameshift): MPRKYDPELKQRAVRMVSEALPDHPTRTAAVRHVADLLGVGAEALRTWHRQAEVDQGKRPGVTTDLAAENKRLERENAELRKANEVLKAASIFFAKGTRPATDEMIAFIDTYRDRFGVEFLCATLRGAVRGFITSRGYRAAKSRPPSARQLKDELLIPEIQRLHKEHYSVYGRRKMHALLKRQGWDIGRDQTHRLMKLADVEGIRRSKKAFTTIPDSGLALPGDLVERRFVADRPNQLWVCDITYVATWSGFAYVSFIIDVFARRIAGWNVASTLKADVLPLQALEMAAWQNDGDLDGVIHHSDHGSNYMSLVYTSRVNELGAKPSTGTVGDSFDNAMAESVNALYKAELIRQRGPWKTVEEVELATLEYVWWWNNKRLHGELGYRSPLEVETAYYTEQESRLTPVR; the protein is encoded by the exons ATGCCCAGAAAGTATGACCCCGAACTGAAGCAGCGTGCGGTGCGGATGGTTTCCGAGGCTCTTCCCGATCACCCCACTCGCACAGCCGCGGTCCGTCATGTCGCGGACCTGCTCGGGGTAGGCGCAGAGGCCCTGCGAACCTGGCACCGGCAGGCCGAAGTCGACCAAGGTAAAAGGCCCGGCGTGACGACCGACTTAGCCGCAGAGAATAAACGACTGGAGCGTGAGAACGCTGAGCTGCGCAAGGCTAACGAGGTGCTTAAAGCTGCGAGTATATTTTTCGCGA AAGGAACTCGACCGGCCACGGACGAAATGATCGCTTTCATCGATACTTATCGTGATCGTTTCGGAGTTGAGTTCCTCTGCGCCACGCTTCGTGGAGCAGTCCGTGGATTTATCACCTCCCGTGGATACCGTGCCGCGAAGAGCCGGCCCCCGTCAGCCCGTCAGCTGAAAGACGAGCTGCTGATTCCAGAGATCCAGCGCCTGCACAAAGAGCATTACAGCGTCTACGGACGCCGCAAGATGCATGCGCTCCTGAAACGACAGGGCTGGGACATCGGCCGCGATCAGACCCACAGGCTCATGAAACTCGCCGACGTTGAAGGTATTCGCAGGTCGAAGAAGGCTTTCACCACGATCCCTGATTCCGGCTTAGCGCTGCCCGGGGACCTGGTGGAGCGCCGGTTTGTAGCTGACCGACCTAACCAATTGTGGGTCTGCGACATCACCTATGTCGCCACCTGGTCCGGGTTCGCCTACGTCTCTTTCATCATCGACGTCTTCGCTCGTCGTATCGCCGGCTGGAATGTTGCCTCGACATTGAAAGCTGACGTGCTGCCACTGCAAGCTTTGGAGATGGCTGCCTGGCAAAACGACGGTGACCTTGATGGAGTGATCCATCATAGCGATCACGGCTCGAACTACATGTCCCTGGTCTACACCAGCAGGGTCAATGAACTCGGCGCCAAGCCCTCTACCGGGACCGTCGGCGATAGTTTTGACAACGCGATGGCTGAATCGGTTAATGCTCTCTACAAGGCCGAACTGATTCGTCAGCGCGGGCCGTGGAAGACCGTGGAAGAAGTTGAGCTGGCAACCCTGGAATACGTGTGGTGGTGGAACAACAAACGCCTCCACGGTGAACTTGGCTACCGCAGCCCGCTCGAGGTCGAGACCGCCTACTACACTGAACAAGAATCCCGCCTGACACCAGTCCGGTGA
- a CDS encoding dimethylarginine dimethylaminohydrolase family protein: MKLLKALVRRPSPQHQNGLLTHLTRSETDPDLALAQWEDYCDILRDHAEVIEVEPAPEYADSVYIEDTAFVYGNTAVMTKLRYPSRQPEHAAVEETLKGLGLEIKRLADWSYLEGGDILKFDDTIWVGLSTRSDLEGVQWLEKALADYAPTVIPVPVQHALHLKSAITALPDGTFLAHPKYAPPESYFPGYRRAPEFEGSQVVLLGDNKVLLSASAPETADMLKADGFDVYTTPMTEFEKTEGCVTCLSIRIRQ; this comes from the coding sequence ATGAAGCTCCTGAAAGCACTCGTACGACGCCCCTCACCCCAGCACCAGAACGGCCTCCTCACCCACCTCACACGGTCGGAGACGGACCCGGATCTTGCTCTGGCGCAGTGGGAGGACTACTGCGACATCCTGCGGGACCACGCCGAGGTTATCGAAGTCGAACCCGCGCCGGAGTACGCGGACTCGGTCTACATCGAGGACACGGCATTCGTCTACGGCAACACCGCCGTCATGACGAAGCTCCGCTACCCCTCCCGCCAGCCTGAGCACGCAGCGGTTGAGGAAACGCTCAAGGGCTTGGGGCTTGAGATCAAGAGACTGGCCGACTGGTCATATCTAGAGGGCGGGGACATCCTCAAGTTCGATGACACGATCTGGGTTGGTTTGTCCACACGGTCCGATCTGGAGGGCGTCCAGTGGCTGGAGAAGGCACTGGCGGACTATGCTCCGACGGTCATCCCCGTCCCGGTTCAGCATGCTCTCCATCTCAAGTCCGCCATCACAGCCCTGCCGGACGGAACTTTCCTCGCGCACCCGAAGTATGCTCCGCCGGAGTCCTATTTCCCGGGCTACCGCAGGGCTCCCGAGTTCGAAGGCTCCCAAGTCGTTCTTCTCGGAGACAACAAGGTCCTGCTCTCAGCCTCCGCACCGGAAACGGCTGACATGCTGAAAGCCGACGGCTTCGACGTGTACACGACACCGATGACCGAGTTTGAGAAGACGGAAGGCTGCGTCACCTGCCTCTCCATTCGGATCCGCCAGTAA
- the der gene encoding ribosome biogenesis GTPase Der yields MTDDRTEALRSALEQYDLTEEDLAELEWQEGAPKPADRPTPPVLAIVGRPNVGKSTLINRILGKRVAVVQDTPGVTRDRVRYEASWNGRDFTVVDTGGWEVKVEGLDLSVARQAEVAINEADAVLFVVDATVGVTSTDEEVVKLLRSSGKPVILVANKVDSQIQEADAAYLWALGLGEPVAVSALHGRASGDLLDRVMAILPEHSQTGGRGFDLGNRRVALVGRPNVGKSSLLNRLAGEDRVVVNEVAGTTRDPVDEFIELDGEAWTFVDTAGIRRRVHQTSGADFYASLRTQNAIEKADLGLVLLDASEPLTEQDVRVIQQVVDAGRSLVIIANKWDLVDVDRQKEFNRELERELVQLSWAQRVNLSALTGWHTNRLSSAMNVAYENWHRRITTAKLNNFLGELASAHPHPVRGGKQPRILFATQPSACPPRFVIFTTGFIDHGYRRFIENRLREAFDFTGTPIEISVRVRERRKRN; encoded by the coding sequence GTGACCGATGACAGGACCGAAGCGCTGCGCAGTGCGCTCGAACAATACGATCTGACAGAGGAAGACCTCGCCGAGCTGGAATGGCAGGAGGGTGCTCCCAAGCCAGCCGATCGCCCCACCCCGCCCGTCCTGGCGATCGTCGGCCGCCCCAACGTCGGCAAATCAACACTGATCAACCGCATTCTCGGCAAACGCGTCGCGGTCGTGCAGGACACTCCCGGCGTGACGAGGGACCGTGTGCGCTACGAGGCGTCATGGAACGGCCGCGACTTCACCGTGGTCGATACCGGGGGCTGGGAAGTGAAGGTCGAGGGTCTCGACCTGTCCGTGGCGCGCCAGGCGGAAGTGGCGATCAACGAGGCGGACGCCGTGCTGTTCGTCGTCGATGCGACGGTGGGTGTGACCTCGACCGATGAAGAGGTCGTCAAGCTGCTGCGGTCCTCCGGAAAACCCGTCATCCTTGTCGCCAACAAGGTCGACTCCCAGATCCAGGAAGCTGATGCTGCCTACCTGTGGGCGCTTGGACTCGGCGAACCAGTAGCCGTGTCGGCGCTCCACGGCCGGGCCTCGGGCGACCTGCTCGATCGTGTCATGGCGATCCTGCCGGAGCATTCACAAACCGGCGGACGCGGCTTCGACCTCGGCAACCGCCGCGTCGCCCTCGTGGGCCGCCCCAACGTCGGCAAGTCTTCCCTGCTGAACCGTCTCGCCGGTGAGGACAGGGTCGTCGTCAACGAGGTTGCGGGCACGACGCGCGACCCGGTTGATGAGTTCATCGAGCTCGATGGCGAAGCCTGGACCTTCGTCGACACGGCCGGCATCCGCCGCCGCGTCCACCAGACGTCAGGCGCCGACTTCTATGCCTCCCTGCGCACGCAGAACGCGATCGAGAAGGCGGATCTCGGGCTCGTCCTCCTCGACGCCTCGGAGCCGCTCACGGAGCAGGACGTGCGAGTCATCCAGCAGGTGGTCGATGCTGGTCGATCGCTCGTCATTATCGCCAACAAGTGGGACCTGGTCGATGTCGATCGCCAGAAGGAATTCAACCGAGAACTCGAGCGAGAGCTGGTCCAGCTGAGCTGGGCGCAGCGCGTCAACCTCTCGGCGCTGACCGGCTGGCACACGAACAGGCTCTCGAGCGCCATGAACGTGGCCTACGAGAATTGGCATCGTCGCATCACCACCGCGAAGCTCAACAACTTCCTCGGGGAACTCGCCTCCGCTCATCCCCATCCCGTCCGCGGCGGCAAGCAGCCGAGGATCCTGTTCGCAACCCAGCCGAGCGCGTGCCCCCCGCGTTTCGTCATTTTCACGACAGGCTTCATCGATCACGGCTATCGTCGTTTCATCGAGAATCGTCTGCGGGAAGCCTTCGACTTCACGGGCACGCCGATCGAGATCTCGGTCCGTGTTCGCGAACGAAGGAAGAGGAACTGA
- the cmk gene encoding (d)CMP kinase — MGITIGIDGPSGSGKSTVSKELARRHSLGYLDTGAMYRAATWWVLSQDVDLADEDAVVACVSAMPLMVPIDPDDQTIICDGIDITDTIRTPELSRVVSTVSSYYPVRDILIGMQRDIIDAEQSPDSFSHGRGIVAEGRDITTVVRPEADVRILLTASEEARLARRARELVGTADAETIEKTRGIVSERDRQDSAVTKFMEASDGVFTIDSSTMSIDDVVDTITNLAGRLT; from the coding sequence GTGGGAATCACCATCGGCATTGACGGGCCGTCCGGGTCGGGCAAGTCGACCGTCTCGAAAGAGCTCGCACGCCGGCACAGCCTCGGCTACCTCGACACGGGCGCCATGTACCGCGCAGCCACCTGGTGGGTTCTCTCCCAGGACGTCGACCTGGCGGACGAGGACGCGGTCGTGGCCTGCGTGTCGGCGATGCCGCTCATGGTCCCGATCGATCCGGACGACCAGACCATCATCTGCGACGGGATCGATATCACCGACACGATCCGCACCCCGGAACTGTCGCGCGTCGTATCGACCGTGTCCTCCTACTATCCGGTGCGGGACATCCTCATCGGCATGCAGCGGGACATCATCGATGCAGAGCAGAGCCCGGACTCGTTCTCGCACGGTCGCGGTATTGTCGCCGAAGGGCGCGACATCACGACAGTCGTCCGGCCCGAGGCGGATGTTCGCATTCTCCTCACAGCATCCGAGGAGGCTCGGCTCGCACGGCGGGCCCGAGAGCTCGTCGGCACGGCCGATGCTGAGACGATCGAGAAGACTCGCGGTATCGTGTCAGAACGAGACCGTCAGGATTCCGCCGTCACGAAGTTCATGGAGGCCTCGGATGGGGTCTTCACCATTGACTCGTCAACGATGTCGATCGACGACGTCGTTGACACCATTACCAATCTGGCCGGGAGGCTCACGTGA
- a CDS encoding prephenate dehydrogenase: MIIRIIGTGLLGTSLGLALGKHDIQLDDASPMTAALAQDLGAGREVTPQSPDPDLVIVATPPDVAAMTINRSLDEFPRAIVTDVASVKAIVLDEVGEGRDRYVGSHPMAGRERSGAIAADGDLFIGRPWVVVAHESSRPDAVALVKQIAMEVGAFPVEMSAQSHDSAVARVSHVPQLMSSLTATTLVSAPPLSLDLAGQGLRDVTRIANSDPKLWATIIAGNSSSVATILKEIRDRLDYLIEGVDSMAADRSYAGVAHVAKIVSDGNIGASRIPGKHGGAPVRYATVTVLVPDKPGELGRLFTETGEIGVNIEDLTLEHSPAQPVGRAALSVNPSQAQPLADGLEERGWTIASVEMEEN; the protein is encoded by the coding sequence GTGATCATCCGCATCATCGGGACAGGCCTCCTCGGCACGTCCCTCGGTCTCGCTCTCGGCAAGCACGACATCCAGCTCGACGACGCGTCTCCCATGACGGCTGCTCTCGCGCAGGATCTCGGTGCCGGCCGGGAAGTGACACCACAGTCACCGGATCCCGATCTGGTGATCGTCGCGACCCCGCCGGACGTGGCCGCGATGACCATCAACAGGTCCCTCGATGAGTTCCCCCGCGCGATCGTCACAGATGTCGCCTCCGTCAAGGCGATTGTCCTCGACGAGGTCGGGGAGGGGAGGGACCGCTACGTCGGATCGCATCCCATGGCGGGCCGGGAACGATCCGGTGCGATCGCAGCCGACGGCGACCTCTTCATCGGACGGCCCTGGGTTGTGGTGGCGCACGAATCATCGCGTCCGGACGCGGTTGCGCTCGTCAAACAGATCGCCATGGAAGTCGGCGCCTTTCCGGTCGAGATGAGTGCACAATCGCACGACAGTGCGGTCGCCAGAGTCTCCCACGTCCCCCAGCTCATGTCGTCGCTGACGGCCACGACGCTCGTCTCTGCCCCTCCGCTCAGCCTCGACCTTGCGGGACAAGGGCTCCGGGATGTCACACGGATCGCCAACTCCGACCCGAAGCTGTGGGCCACGATCATTGCCGGGAACTCGAGTTCCGTGGCCACGATCTTGAAGGAGATCCGCGATCGACTCGACTACCTCATCGAGGGCGTCGATTCGATGGCAGCGGATCGATCCTACGCCGGGGTGGCACATGTTGCGAAGATCGTCAGCGATGGCAACATCGGCGCCTCCCGCATCCCCGGCAAGCACGGCGGCGCGCCCGTCAGATATGCGACGGTGACCGTGCTCGTACCCGACAAGCCGGGAGAACTCGGCAGGCTCTTCACGGAAACGGGAGAGATCGGGGTCAACATTGAAGACTTGACGCTCGAGCATTCACCCGCGCAGCCTGTCGGCCGTGCGGCGCTCAGTGTGAACCCGTCCCAGGCCCAGCCTTTGGCTGATGGTCTGGAGGAGCGCGGGTGGACGATCGCGTCCGTAGAGATGGAGGAAAACTAG
- a CDS encoding pseudouridine synthase has protein sequence MSEQGERLQKVMAHAGVGSRRTCEEIIESGRVSIDGRTVTRLGTRVTPEQIIRVDGERIIFDESKVTMALHKPAGVVSTMEDEMGRPSLAQFIEDRTERLYHVGRLDQETEGLILLSNDGELTHRLTHPSYEIPKTYVATVEGQVNRSLQRTLENGVNLDEGLVKADRVKIIEMGLPNSIVEITLHSGANRVVRRMFEAAGFPVVRLVRTQFGTISIGRIKPGRSRLIRGSELGALMKSVDL, from the coding sequence ATGAGTGAACAAGGCGAGCGGCTGCAGAAGGTCATGGCTCACGCCGGAGTGGGATCTCGTCGCACCTGCGAGGAGATCATCGAGTCCGGTCGTGTCTCTATCGACGGGCGGACCGTCACGCGTCTCGGCACACGCGTCACACCCGAACAGATCATCCGCGTCGACGGCGAACGGATCATCTTCGACGAATCGAAGGTGACGATGGCGCTGCACAAGCCTGCGGGCGTCGTGTCGACGATGGAGGACGAGATGGGGAGGCCGTCACTGGCCCAGTTCATCGAGGACCGTACTGAGCGCCTCTACCATGTGGGCCGCCTCGATCAGGAGACCGAGGGCCTCATCCTCCTGTCGAACGACGGGGAGCTCACCCACCGTCTCACCCATCCCTCGTACGAGATCCCCAAGACATACGTCGCGACCGTGGAGGGCCAGGTCAACAGGAGCCTGCAGCGGACGCTCGAGAACGGCGTCAACCTCGACGAGGGTCTCGTCAAGGCGGACCGGGTGAAGATCATCGAGATGGGATTGCCGAACTCCATCGTCGAAATCACGCTCCACTCCGGTGCCAACCGGGTCGTCCGCCGTATGTTCGAGGCCGCAGGCTTCCCCGTCGTCCGTCTCGTCCGCACCCAGTTCGGCACGATCTCGATCGGCAGGATCAAGCCCGGCCGTTCCCGCCTGATCCGAGGCTCCGAGCTGGGAGCGCTCATGAAATCGGTTGATCTGTGA
- the scpB gene encoding SMC-Scp complex subunit ScpB — MDGVADPDLREALEAILMVAPEPVSARHLSDVLGVAESVIDRELRALSADYRGENGVQRGFELREAGHGWRIYSSPRYSDIVAHFVTWGQSTRLSGPALETLAVIAYRQPVSRSQIAEIRGVNVDGVVRTLVTRGLIEPSGHEASGAVLYSTTGLFLEKMGMTSLADLPPTAPHLPELDELDDIEKDRQ; from the coding sequence ATGGACGGCGTAGCCGACCCTGATCTCCGGGAGGCTCTCGAAGCGATCCTCATGGTCGCACCCGAACCGGTCAGCGCCCGTCATCTCAGCGACGTCCTCGGCGTCGCCGAATCCGTCATCGATCGCGAACTTCGTGCATTGAGCGCCGACTACCGCGGCGAGAACGGTGTGCAGCGCGGCTTCGAGCTGCGCGAGGCAGGGCATGGGTGGCGGATCTACTCGTCCCCGCGCTACTCCGATATCGTGGCCCACTTCGTCACGTGGGGGCAGAGCACGAGACTCTCCGGACCGGCCCTCGAAACCCTCGCAGTCATCGCCTACCGGCAGCCTGTCTCACGATCGCAGATCGCGGAGATTCGCGGCGTCAACGTCGATGGTGTGGTCCGCACCCTCGTCACGAGGGGCCTCATCGAACCGTCGGGTCACGAAGCATCCGGCGCGGTTCTGTATAGTACAACTGGATTATTCCTAGAGAAAATGGGGATGACGTCGCTTGCGGACCTGCCGCCGACGGCCCCGCACCTTCCCGAGCTCGACGAGCTCGATGATATAGAAAAGGATCGACAATGA
- a CDS encoding segregation and condensation protein A — MKGRQASLFETEGTLAFDVSLDVFAGPFDVLLSLIAKRRLDVTDIALAEVTDEFLVHARARAEMDLSQASEFLVIASTLLALKASRLLPSTDDDEEDLELLEARDLLFAKLLQYKAYKDLAAIVSRTMAETARAVARDVPLEGEYAGLMPDVDLHITPEGLAELARQIMERDATEPEIGLSHLHAPLVSVESQIDVLRVKLAGGRSVSFGELCEDAPTVATVVARFLAILDLLRQEAVAVRQDEALAELEVTWTA; from the coding sequence ATGAAGGGGCGTCAAGCCTCTCTCTTCGAGACGGAGGGCACGCTCGCGTTCGACGTCTCTCTCGATGTCTTCGCGGGGCCCTTCGATGTTCTCCTCTCCCTGATCGCGAAGCGGCGTCTCGACGTCACTGATATCGCCCTCGCCGAGGTGACGGACGAGTTCCTCGTCCACGCCAGGGCCCGGGCGGAGATGGACCTGTCGCAGGCCAGCGAGTTCCTCGTCATCGCCTCGACGCTCCTTGCTCTCAAGGCCTCGCGGCTCCTGCCGTCGACGGATGACGATGAGGAGGATCTGGAGCTGCTGGAGGCCCGCGACCTGCTGTTCGCGAAGCTGCTCCAATACAAGGCCTACAAGGATCTGGCCGCGATCGTGTCCCGGACGATGGCTGAGACGGCACGTGCGGTTGCCAGGGATGTTCCCCTCGAGGGGGAGTATGCGGGGCTGATGCCGGACGTCGACCTCCACATCACCCCCGAGGGCCTGGCGGAGCTGGCTCGGCAGATCATGGAGCGGGATGCCACCGAACCGGAGATCGGCCTGTCCCATCTTCATGCGCCGCTCGTCTCAGTCGAGTCCCAGATCGACGTGCTCAGGGTAAAGTTGGCTGGCGGCAGGTCAGTCTCTTTTGGGGAGCTCTGCGAGGATGCACCGACGGTGGCCACCGTTGTGGCACGCTTCCTCGCGATCCTCGACCTGCTGCGGCAAGAAGCGGTTGCCGTGCGGCAAGATGAAGCGTTAGCAGAACTGGAGGTCACATGGACGGCGTAG
- a CDS encoding ParA family protein, which produces MTENPKQPPLISVPADDDFPYPPALDGHGPARIIAMCNQKGGVGKTTTSINLAAALAEYGRRVLLIDFDPQGAASAGLGVNARGLDQTIYTELLAAKPDIRDIIHETGVDGLHIVPANIDLSAAEIQLVSEVGREQTLARVLRPVVDEYDVIIIDCQPSLGLLTVNALTAAHGVIIPLEAEFFAMRGVALLVEQIERVTERLNPKLRLDGVLLTMVDNRTLHAREVIASVQEGFGDQVFDTKIARTVKFPDATIAAEPITTYAPTHSGAHAYRRLAREVIARGHSA; this is translated from the coding sequence GTGACCGAGAACCCTAAGCAACCGCCGCTCATCAGCGTCCCGGCAGACGATGACTTCCCGTACCCTCCGGCACTGGACGGACACGGGCCCGCCCGCATCATCGCCATGTGCAATCAGAAGGGCGGCGTGGGGAAGACGACGACCTCGATCAATCTCGCGGCGGCTCTTGCCGAGTACGGCCGCCGGGTTCTCCTCATCGACTTCGACCCCCAGGGCGCGGCCTCTGCCGGTCTCGGGGTGAATGCTCGCGGCCTCGATCAGACGATCTACACCGAACTGCTCGCGGCTAAGCCCGATATTCGGGACATCATCCACGAGACCGGGGTTGATGGCCTGCACATCGTGCCCGCGAACATCGACCTCTCGGCTGCCGAGATTCAGCTCGTCTCCGAAGTCGGCAGGGAGCAGACTCTCGCCAGGGTCCTGCGTCCCGTCGTCGACGAGTACGATGTCATCATCATCGACTGCCAGCCGTCTCTCGGCCTCCTCACCGTCAACGCCCTGACAGCGGCCCACGGTGTCATCATTCCTCTCGAGGCGGAGTTCTTCGCGATGAGGGGGGTTGCGCTCCTCGTGGAGCAGATCGAGCGCGTCACGGAGCGTCTCAATCCGAAGCTGCGGCTCGACGGCGTCCTCCTCACCATGGTGGACAATCGCACCCTTCATGCCCGGGAGGTCATCGCCTCCGTCCAGGAGGGCTTCGGGGATCAGGTCTTCGACACGAAGATCGCTCGGACCGTGAAGTTTCCCGATGCGACGATCGCGGCTGAACCGATCACGACGTACGCACCGACCCATTCCGGCGCCCACGCGTACCGGAGGCTGGCCCGCGAAGTGATCGCCCGCGGCCACAGCGCGTAA
- the xerD gene encoding site-specific tyrosine recombinase XerD, which produces MRISPAIAGYLNSIAVERSLSENTLVAYTRDLARYADYLDTVTVRDLSEITPDIAAGFADFVAQAGLARSSTARTLTAVRSFHKFCLGEGWTEGNPARDLALPKQDKRLPKPLTIDQVASLIAAASAQDPPLGPRDAALLEVLYGTGARISEVLGLDIDDIDREGRAVRLFGKGRKERVVPLGSYAIDSVDRYLVQARPALASRGRGTPRLFLNQLGRALSRQSAWAILQEAGDRAGLADHISPHTLRHSYATHLLMGGADVRVVQELLGHASVTTTQIYTAVTIETLKETFATSHPRARRRD; this is translated from the coding sequence GTGAGAATCTCCCCGGCTATCGCCGGATACCTCAATTCGATAGCCGTCGAGCGCTCCCTGTCCGAGAACACTCTCGTTGCTTATACGCGCGACCTGGCTCGCTATGCCGACTATCTCGACACCGTCACCGTCCGCGACCTGTCGGAGATCACGCCCGATATCGCGGCGGGATTCGCGGACTTCGTGGCGCAGGCGGGCCTCGCACGGTCTTCGACAGCACGCACCTTGACCGCCGTGCGGTCCTTCCACAAGTTCTGTCTCGGGGAGGGCTGGACGGAGGGGAACCCGGCCCGGGATCTTGCTCTTCCCAAGCAGGACAAGAGGCTTCCGAAACCGTTGACGATCGACCAGGTCGCGTCCCTGATCGCGGCCGCCTCGGCGCAGGATCCGCCGCTCGGTCCACGAGACGCCGCTCTCCTCGAGGTGTTGTACGGCACCGGCGCCCGTATCTCAGAAGTTCTCGGCCTCGATATCGACGACATCGACAGGGAGGGGAGAGCTGTCCGGCTCTTCGGCAAGGGACGGAAGGAGCGGGTTGTTCCGCTCGGTTCGTACGCGATCGATTCCGTCGATCGGTATCTCGTCCAGGCCAGGCCGGCGCTGGCCTCCCGGGGGCGGGGAACACCGAGGCTCTTCCTCAACCAGTTGGGGCGTGCGCTCTCACGCCAGTCCGCCTGGGCGATCCTCCAGGAGGCGGGTGACAGGGCGGGCCTTGCCGACCACATCTCACCGCACACCCTGCGGCATTCCTATGCGACTCACCTTCTCATGGGAGGAGCCGATGTGAGGGTCGTCCAGGAGCTCCTCGGCCACGCATCGGTTACCACGACGCAGATCTATACTGCCGTGACGATCGAAACACTGAAGGAAACCTTTGCGACATCGCACCCCCGTGCACGGAGACGGGACTAA